The Euphorbia lathyris chromosome 2, ddEupLath1.1, whole genome shotgun sequence genome includes a window with the following:
- the LOC136219430 gene encoding uncharacterized protein, whose translation MARIKPQPIKETTRFQNLHQIPSSASPFFSGFDLEGDYLGAHQVNQLKRMRPVTRIEVEGRDGDKVALVNRSTDSYGRDPLEVLGWDLMMKIFGNLDPCSVAISLTVSRNWNGIASSDRLWTSMCEELWLGKAHIPRMSQVRGIPKLAAYTISVMDGKRNRIMRDDLCDHAWEFHFTEVAPEYWKNLDPYWTGTRPLMHRYFHQDGSQTADPGDRAWGGHECCFSVVTSILADGTIREHYVRINRWPRMSLSRKQDWSWEMSNQLVCYTSVPDSYKEGGTGPLFLVI comes from the exons ATGGCACGGATCAAACCCCAACCTATAAAAGAGACCACCCGCTTTCAAAACCTCCATCAAATCCCTTCATCCGCGTCTCCTTTCTTCAGCGGTTTCGATTTGGAGGGAGATTATTTGGGGGCTCATCAGGTTAATCAACTCAAGAGGATGCGTCCGGTTACGAGGATCGAGGTTGAGGGAAGGGATGGAGATAAAGTGGCTTTAGTCAACCGAAGTACCGATTCTTATGGCCGTGACCCGCTTGAGGTTCTTGGGTGGGACTTGATGATGAAGATTTTTGGCAATCTCGATCCGTGCAGTGTGGCTATATCTCTCACCGTCTCTCGCAACTGGAATGGCATCGCCTCTAGCGATCGTCTGTGGACCTCTATG TGTGAGGAATTGTGGCTTGGTAAAGCTCACATACCCCGCATGTCACAGGTTCGAGGAATACCCAAGCTGGCTGCTTATACAATATCAGTTATGGATGGAAAACGT AATCGTATCATGAGGGACGATCTGTGTGATCATGCTTGGGAATTCCATTTTACCGAG GTAGCACCAGAATATTGGAAAAATCTTGACCCGTATTGGACAGGCACTAGACCACTAATGCACCGGTACTTTCATCAAGATGGAAGCCAAACAGCTGATCCTGGTGATAGGGCTTGGGGCGGTCACGAGTGCTGTTTTTCAGTTGTAACAAGTATCCTTGCTGATGGAACAATAAGGGAGCACTATGTCAGGATAAATCGATGGCCGCGGATGTCCTTGTCAAGGAAACAGGACTGGAGCTGGGAAATGTCCAACCAACTGGTCTGCTATACAAGTGTTCCAGATTCATACAAAGAGGGTGGAACTGGACCACtctttttggttatttaa